The following proteins are co-located in the Streptomyces sp. DT2A-34 genome:
- a CDS encoding I78 family peptidase inhibitor: MAPIPKPPAEPQDSPDTYVGLDADRAERLARDRGWSTVRSLPPGAIITMEYRSGRLNFEVKDGQVARAWKG; the protein is encoded by the coding sequence ATGGCACCCATTCCGAAACCCCCCGCCGAACCCCAGGACAGCCCGGACACATATGTCGGTCTCGACGCCGACCGGGCCGAGCGGCTCGCCCGTGACCGAGGGTGGTCGACGGTGCGTTCGCTGCCGCCGGGGGCGATCATCACCATGGAATACCGGAGCGGCCGCCTGAACTTCGAGGTCAAGGACGGCCAGGTGGCTCGGGCCTGGAAGGGCTGA
- a CDS encoding acyl-CoA dehydrogenase family protein, which produces MSASSKLPPFDPADPLGIDDLLEPEDLAIRSTVREWAADRVVPYVAEWYEKGELPGIREIARELGEIGALGMSLDGYGCAGASAVQYGLACLELEAADSGIRSLVSVQGSLAMYAIHRFGSEEQKQEWLPRMASGEVIGCFGLTEPDHGSDPGSMRTYAKRDGSGWVLNGRKMWITNGSVAGVAVVWAQTDEGIRGFVVPAGSAGFSAPEIKHKLSLRASVTSELVLDDVRLPADAVLPEVVGLKGPLSCLSHARYGIVWGAMGAARSCFEAAVEYAKTREQFGRPIGGFQLTQAKLADMALELHKGILLAHHLGRRMDAGRLRPEQVSFGKLNNVREAIDICRTARTILGANGISLEYPVMRHATNLESVLTYEGTVEMHQLVLGKALTGLDAFR; this is translated from the coding sequence ATGTCCGCGTCCTCGAAGTTGCCCCCGTTCGACCCCGCCGACCCCCTCGGCATCGACGACCTCCTGGAGCCCGAGGACCTGGCGATTCGGAGCACCGTGCGGGAGTGGGCCGCGGATCGGGTGGTGCCGTATGTCGCCGAGTGGTACGAGAAGGGCGAGCTGCCGGGGATTCGTGAGATCGCCCGCGAGCTGGGGGAGATCGGCGCTCTCGGGATGTCCCTCGACGGGTACGGGTGTGCCGGTGCCTCCGCCGTGCAGTACGGGCTCGCCTGTCTGGAGCTGGAGGCCGCCGACTCCGGGATCCGGTCGCTCGTCTCCGTGCAGGGCTCCCTCGCCATGTACGCCATTCACCGGTTCGGGAGCGAGGAGCAGAAGCAGGAGTGGCTGCCTCGTATGGCTTCCGGTGAGGTCATCGGGTGCTTCGGGCTGACCGAGCCGGATCATGGGTCCGACCCGGGCTCCATGCGGACGTACGCCAAGCGGGACGGCTCCGGCTGGGTGCTCAACGGGCGCAAGATGTGGATCACCAACGGGTCCGTCGCCGGGGTCGCCGTCGTGTGGGCGCAGACCGATGAGGGGATCCGCGGGTTCGTCGTGCCGGCCGGCAGCGCCGGGTTCTCCGCCCCGGAGATCAAGCACAAGCTGTCGCTGCGCGCCTCCGTCACCAGTGAACTCGTCCTCGACGACGTACGGTTGCCCGCCGATGCCGTGCTGCCCGAGGTGGTCGGGCTCAAGGGGCCGCTCAGCTGTCTCTCGCACGCCCGCTACGGGATCGTGTGGGGTGCCATGGGTGCGGCGCGGTCCTGTTTCGAGGCCGCCGTCGAATACGCGAAGACGCGGGAGCAGTTCGGTCGGCCGATCGGTGGCTTCCAGCTCACCCAGGCCAAGCTCGCCGACATGGCGCTCGAACTGCACAAGGGGATTCTGCTCGCCCATCATCTGGGGCGGCGTATGGACGCCGGCCGCCTGCGTCCCGAGCAGGTCAGCTTCGGCAAGCTCAACAACGTCCGCGAGGCCATCGACATCTGCCGTACGGCCCGGACCATCCTCGGTGCCAACGGGATCTCGCTCGAATACCCCGTGATGCGGCACGCGACCAACCTCGAATCGGTGCTCACCTACGAAGGCACCGTCGAGATGCACCAGCTCGTGCTGGGCAAGGCGCTCACCGGGCTCGACGCCTTCCGCTGA
- a CDS encoding MFS transporter, whose amino-acid sequence MSGPTTAAAALRRRAAGAGANRWVVLVVLCVSLLLVAVDATVLHVAVPAVTEDLRPGAIELLWIVDIYPLVCASLLILFGTLGDRVGRRRVLLLGYGLFGLASGLAALAHDPQVLILARALLGVGGAMIMPATLSILRQVFPDRRERALAIGIWSAVAAVGAAVGPLLGGFLLEHFWWGSVFLVNIPLMLVSLPVGRLLLPESKGDGKGPWDVVGALMAAAGLFGVVLGVKRLGGGEAVASVFTVAPLVVGAVLLVLFVRRQRRREYPLVDLRMFARPAFSTSVGCIVLAMLALVGLELIAAQYLQLVLGLSPLETGLRLLPLTFAAMAAGLAGARLLRRFGPRRMVCAGFVLTAVAVLLLTAMGGEDNPVLLLSGFVLLGFGLETTLFGAYESMLSEAPPEQAGGAAAIGETSYQLGAGIGIALLGSVMNAAYAPGLTSVSGVPASASTAASHSLGEAYEVAAQLGGPAGVALQRAARDCFVHGLHVTLLVSAGLLLLGAVMAVRLPRAMQCEAPAVELPAQREVAESRVSV is encoded by the coding sequence ATGTCCGGTCCGACCACGGCTGCCGCTGCGCTGCGCCGTCGGGCGGCCGGGGCCGGTGCCAACCGCTGGGTCGTCCTGGTCGTCCTGTGCGTCAGCCTGCTCCTCGTCGCCGTCGACGCGACCGTGCTGCACGTGGCGGTGCCCGCCGTCACCGAGGACCTCAGGCCCGGCGCGATAGAACTGCTCTGGATCGTCGACATCTATCCGCTGGTCTGCGCCTCGCTGCTGATTCTCTTCGGCACGCTCGGTGACCGCGTGGGCCGCAGACGGGTCCTGCTTCTCGGATACGGCCTCTTCGGCCTCGCCTCCGGTCTCGCGGCCCTCGCACACGACCCACAGGTGCTGATCCTGGCCCGCGCCCTGCTCGGCGTCGGCGGCGCGATGATCATGCCCGCGACCCTGTCCATCCTGCGCCAGGTCTTCCCCGACCGGCGTGAGCGGGCCCTCGCGATCGGCATCTGGAGCGCGGTGGCCGCTGTGGGCGCGGCGGTCGGGCCGCTGCTCGGCGGCTTCCTCCTCGAGCACTTCTGGTGGGGCTCGGTCTTCCTCGTCAACATCCCGCTGATGCTGGTCAGCCTCCCGGTGGGACGACTGCTGCTGCCCGAGTCGAAGGGCGACGGCAAGGGCCCCTGGGACGTGGTCGGCGCGCTGATGGCGGCGGCCGGCCTGTTCGGTGTCGTCCTGGGCGTGAAGCGGCTCGGCGGCGGGGAGGCGGTGGCCAGCGTGTTCACCGTGGCGCCGCTGGTCGTCGGCGCGGTGCTGCTGGTTCTTTTCGTACGACGGCAGCGGCGCCGGGAGTATCCGCTGGTGGACCTGCGGATGTTCGCCCGGCCTGCCTTCAGTACGTCCGTCGGGTGCATCGTGCTGGCGATGCTCGCGCTCGTGGGGCTGGAACTGATCGCGGCGCAGTATCTGCAGCTGGTGCTGGGGCTGTCGCCGCTGGAGACGGGGCTACGGCTGCTGCCGCTGACGTTCGCGGCGATGGCGGCGGGGCTGGCGGGCGCGCGGCTGCTGCGGCGGTTCGGGCCGCGTCGGATGGTGTGCGCCGGGTTCGTTCTGACGGCCGTGGCGGTGCTGCTGCTGACGGCGATGGGCGGCGAGGACAATCCCGTGCTGCTGCTGTCCGGGTTCGTGCTGCTGGGCTTCGGGCTGGAGACGACGCTCTTCGGGGCGTACGAGTCGATGCTGAGCGAGGCTCCGCCCGAGCAGGCCGGCGGGGCGGCGGCGATCGGCGAGACGTCGTACCAGCTGGGTGCGGGGATCGGCATCGCGCTGCTGGGCAGCGTGATGAACGCGGCGTATGCCCCCGGGCTGACGAGCGTGTCGGGTGTTCCGGCGTCGGCCTCCACGGCGGCCTCGCACTCGTTGGGGGAGGCCTACGAGGTCGCCGCGCAGCTGGGCGGGCCTGCGGGGGTGGCCCTGCAGCGGGCGGCTCGGGACTGTTTTGTGCACGGGCTGCATGTGACGTTGCTGGTGAGCGCGGGGTTGTTGCTGCTGGGGGCGGTGATGGCGGTGCGGTTGCCGCGGGCCATGCAGTGTGAGGCGCCTGCCGTGGAGTTGCCTGCGCAGAGGGAAGTCGCGGAGTCCCGCGTCTCTGTGTGA
- a CDS encoding ABC transporter substrate-binding protein, which translates to MGRRSRGAEAAIAVVVLALSTACGSRLPESDFEHRDRSTPSAPAGDRTPIRVGIITSATSPVGGSAFTGPRDGAKAFFDRLNARGGIDGRRVEVRECDDGGSGVGNNECVHELIDEDEVVALVATTALDYAGASRVSRARVPDIGGQPIGAAYDTYPHLYGIYGSLAPRHGTTGWDGKQYGGTEIYRYFKREHGARTAAVVSYNQPASAAYARLVERGLKAEGYKVVTEQVDFALSNFRAVAADLKEQGADLVFDAIDSHGNARLCEAMDDVGADVTAKVTNVQNWTSTVAEEYKDSPRCRNALWATGSSRNHEDTDLDAVREFRDATDGLKAHSQWQLEGWAAAMWFTDAAKSCAEQGVTRACVDDFMNRSQGYTADGLLIPVRFERLAEPPKSRRTCLSVARWEDGKGWVSQGDMNGTCFEVPQLSYQP; encoded by the coding sequence ATGGGTCGCCGATCCCGGGGTGCTGAGGCGGCGATCGCCGTGGTGGTACTGGCTCTGAGTACGGCGTGCGGCAGCCGGCTGCCGGAGAGCGACTTCGAGCACCGCGACCGGAGCACTCCCTCGGCGCCCGCCGGTGACCGCACCCCGATCCGCGTCGGCATCATCACCAGCGCCACCAGCCCCGTCGGCGGCAGCGCCTTCACCGGCCCCCGCGACGGCGCCAAGGCCTTCTTCGACCGCCTCAACGCGCGCGGAGGCATCGACGGGCGCCGGGTCGAGGTGCGCGAGTGCGACGACGGCGGCAGCGGCGTCGGCAACAACGAGTGCGTGCACGAGCTGATCGACGAGGACGAGGTCGTCGCCCTGGTCGCCACCACCGCCCTGGACTACGCCGGCGCCTCCCGCGTCTCACGCGCGCGCGTGCCCGACATCGGCGGCCAGCCCATCGGGGCCGCCTACGACACCTACCCGCACCTCTACGGCATCTACGGCAGCCTCGCGCCCCGCCACGGCACCACCGGCTGGGACGGCAAGCAGTACGGCGGCACCGAGATCTACCGCTACTTCAAGCGCGAGCACGGCGCCCGTACGGCCGCCGTAGTCTCCTACAACCAGCCCGCGTCCGCCGCCTACGCCCGGCTCGTCGAGCGGGGGCTGAAGGCCGAGGGCTACAAGGTGGTCACCGAGCAGGTCGACTTCGCGCTGTCCAACTTCCGGGCGGTCGCGGCCGATCTGAAGGAGCAGGGCGCCGACCTCGTCTTCGACGCCATCGACAGCCACGGCAACGCCCGGCTGTGCGAGGCGATGGACGACGTCGGCGCCGACGTCACCGCCAAGGTCACGAACGTCCAGAACTGGACCTCCACCGTCGCCGAGGAGTACAAGGACTCCCCGCGCTGCCGCAACGCCCTGTGGGCCACCGGGTCGTCCCGCAATCACGAGGACACGGACCTGGACGCCGTACGGGAGTTCCGGGACGCCACCGACGGGCTGAAGGCGCACTCCCAGTGGCAGTTGGAGGGCTGGGCCGCGGCGATGTGGTTCACGGACGCGGCGAAGTCGTGTGCCGAACAGGGCGTCACGCGCGCGTGTGTCGACGACTTCATGAACCGCAGCCAGGGGTACACCGCCGACGGCCTGCTGATCCCGGTCAGGTTCGAGCGGCTGGCCGAGCCGCCGAAGAGCCGTCGGACCTGTCTGTCCGTGGCCCGCTGGGAGGACGGCAAAGGCTGGGTCTCCCAAGGAGACATGAACGGCACGTGCTTCGAGGTCCCGCAGCTGTCGTATCAGCCGTGA
- a CDS encoding phosphatase PAP2 family protein: protein MRTERKLTRLDRVFARLDREPERPAHIDVPGMTPHRIVLFAATLAFYGAIVWAVVITSWLVRLDWQVMFFRPYQQWAEIHAFVDYYVVLGQRGPTAVMVAAWLGWRSWRQHTLRPLIALGVSLLLLNVTVGAAKLGMGRLGPHYATTVGSNEMWLGGDIFPSGHTANAVVTWGILAYLASTPRARRWLSALSAVTSLGVGLSTVYLGTHWLSDVLLGWAAGLLIMLALPWFEPLIARSESWIFDLRDRWRERRAGAMSSPTLEPARAGGPPSAAPVGAPVLLKPRATAADDEVAARESAPAPRSPRAPVYLAPGPHTARAERTPVTPIGSRRPPHPDRITRGAAPAARPLTGG, encoded by the coding sequence GTGCGTACCGAACGAAAGCTGACCCGTCTGGACCGGGTCTTCGCCAGGCTGGACCGGGAGCCGGAACGTCCGGCCCACATCGATGTGCCGGGGATGACCCCGCACAGGATCGTGCTGTTCGCCGCGACTCTGGCCTTCTACGGGGCCATCGTGTGGGCCGTCGTCATCACCTCGTGGCTGGTCCGGCTCGACTGGCAGGTCATGTTCTTCCGTCCGTACCAGCAGTGGGCGGAGATCCACGCGTTCGTCGACTACTACGTGGTGCTCGGCCAGCGCGGCCCGACCGCCGTGATGGTCGCGGCCTGGCTGGGCTGGCGTTCCTGGCGGCAGCACACGCTGCGGCCGCTGATCGCGCTCGGCGTCTCGCTGCTGCTGCTGAACGTCACGGTCGGCGCCGCGAAGCTCGGCATGGGCCGCCTCGGACCGCACTACGCGACGACCGTCGGCTCCAACGAGATGTGGCTGGGCGGCGATATATTCCCCAGCGGCCACACCGCCAATGCCGTGGTGACCTGGGGAATTCTGGCGTATCTGGCCTCGACCCCGAGAGCGCGCCGCTGGCTGTCGGCCCTGTCGGCGGTGACCTCGCTGGGCGTCGGCCTGTCCACCGTCTACCTCGGTACGCACTGGCTGAGCGACGTTCTGCTCGGCTGGGCCGCCGGTCTGCTGATCATGCTCGCCCTGCCGTGGTTCGAGCCGCTGATCGCCCGCTCCGAGAGCTGGATCTTCGACCTGCGCGACCGCTGGCGCGAGCGCCGGGCCGGCGCCATGTCCTCCCCCACTCTCGAACCGGCTCGAGCGGGGGGACCCCCGTCGGCCGCCCCGGTCGGGGCCCCCGTGCTGCTCAAGCCGCGCGCCACGGCCGCCGACGACGAGGTCGCGGCACGCGAGTCGGCCCCCGCGCCCCGCTCGCCCCGGGCGCCCGTCTATCTGGCGCCCGGCCCGCACACGGCCCGCGCGGAGCGCACTCCGGTCACCCCGATCGGCAGCCGCCGCCCGCCGCACCCGGACCGCATCACCCGCGGCGCGGCCCCGGCAGCCCGCCCTCTCACGGGCGGCTGA
- a CDS encoding cell division protein SepF, with protein sequence MGSVRKASAWLGLVDDNDDERYYDDDYSEGTEPGDAWVTDPRVKVATDVAEEKGRRIGTVTPDSFRDARAIGELFRDGVPVIMNLTAMEPADAKRVVDFAAGLIFGLRGSIDRVSNRVFLLTPADTEIISGEASQHRTDGFYNQS encoded by the coding sequence ATGGGATCGGTGCGCAAGGCGAGTGCCTGGCTGGGCCTCGTTGACGACAACGATGACGAGCGTTACTACGACGACGACTACTCCGAAGGGACCGAGCCCGGGGATGCCTGGGTCACCGACCCGCGGGTCAAGGTGGCCACGGATGTCGCCGAGGAGAAGGGCCGCCGCATCGGCACGGTCACTCCGGACAGCTTCCGGGACGCCCGCGCCATCGGCGAGCTGTTCCGGGACGGGGTTCCGGTCATCATGAACCTCACGGCCATGGAGCCGGCCGACGCCAAGCGCGTCGTCGACTTCGCGGCGGGGCTCATCTTCGGTCTGCGCGGTTCGATCGACCGCGTGTCCAACCGTGTGTTCCTGCTGACTCCGGCCGACACGGAGATCATCAGCGGGGAGGCGTCGCAGCACCGCACGGACGGCTTCTACAACCAGAGCTGA
- the ctaD gene encoding cytochrome c oxidase subunit I — translation MGTQTVRATARPERTGEPGRVIVDWLTTTDHKKIGHLYLITSFGFFLAGGVMALLMRAELARPGTQLLSNEQFNQLFTMHGTIMLLLFATPTFAGFANELMPLQIGAPDVAFPRLNMFSYWLFLFGGLIVMGSLIVPSGPASFGWFAYAPLNSLERSPGIGADLWIMGLALAGFGTILGAVNFITTIIGMRAPGMTMFRMPIFVWNTLFTSILILMAFPVLAAALLVLEADRRFGSVVFEAGSGGALLWQHLFWFFGHPEVYIIALPFFGIISEIIPVFARKPLFGYLTLVAATMAITGLSMVVWAHHMFVTGAVLLPFFSFMSFLIAVPTGVKFFNWTGTMIKGSLSFETPMLWAFGFLVTFLFGGLTGVILASPPMDFHVSDSYFVVAHFHYVVFGTVVFAIFAGFHFWWPKFTGKMLDERLGKIHFWTLFVGFHTTFLVQHWLGAEGMPRRYADYLAADGFTALNTISTIGAFLLGLSTLPFLYNVWKTAKYGQKVQVDDPWGYGRSLEWATSCPPPRHNFTALPRIRSESPAFDLHHPAHALEAPQPEPKSEQAP, via the coding sequence ATGGGGACGCAGACCGTACGGGCGACGGCACGGCCCGAGCGGACCGGAGAGCCCGGACGGGTGATCGTCGACTGGCTGACCACCACCGACCACAAGAAGATCGGCCATCTCTACCTGATCACGTCGTTCGGGTTCTTCCTGGCCGGCGGGGTCATGGCCCTGCTGATGCGGGCCGAGCTGGCCCGGCCCGGGACGCAGTTGCTGAGCAACGAGCAGTTCAACCAGCTGTTCACCATGCACGGCACGATCATGCTGCTGCTGTTCGCGACCCCGACCTTCGCGGGCTTCGCCAACGAGCTGATGCCGCTGCAGATCGGCGCCCCGGACGTGGCCTTCCCACGGCTGAACATGTTCTCGTACTGGCTGTTCCTGTTCGGCGGCCTGATCGTGATGGGCTCGCTGATCGTGCCGAGCGGGCCGGCCTCCTTCGGCTGGTTCGCCTACGCGCCGCTCAACAGCCTGGAGCGCTCGCCCGGCATCGGCGCCGACCTGTGGATCATGGGTCTCGCGCTGGCGGGCTTCGGCACGATCCTCGGCGCGGTCAACTTCATCACCACGATCATCGGGATGCGCGCCCCCGGCATGACGATGTTCCGGATGCCGATCTTCGTGTGGAACACGCTGTTCACGTCGATCCTGATCCTGATGGCGTTCCCGGTGCTGGCGGCGGCATTGCTGGTGCTGGAGGCGGACCGCCGGTTCGGCTCGGTGGTGTTCGAGGCGGGCAGCGGCGGGGCGCTGCTGTGGCAGCACCTGTTCTGGTTCTTCGGCCATCCCGAGGTGTACATCATCGCGCTGCCGTTCTTCGGCATCATCAGCGAGATCATCCCGGTCTTCGCGCGCAAGCCGCTGTTCGGCTATCTGACACTCGTCGCGGCGACGATGGCGATCACCGGTCTGTCGATGGTGGTGTGGGCGCACCACATGTTCGTCACGGGCGCGGTGCTGCTGCCGTTCTTCTCCTTCATGAGCTTCCTGATCGCGGTGCCGACGGGTGTGAAGTTCTTCAACTGGACCGGCACCATGATCAAGGGCTCGCTGTCCTTCGAGACCCCGATGCTGTGGGCGTTCGGCTTCCTGGTGACGTTCCTGTTCGGCGGGCTGACCGGGGTGATCCTGGCGTCGCCGCCGATGGACTTCCACGTCTCCGACTCGTACTTCGTCGTCGCCCACTTCCACTACGTCGTCTTCGGCACCGTCGTCTTCGCGATCTTCGCCGGGTTCCACTTCTGGTGGCCCAAGTTCACCGGGAAGATGCTCGACGAGCGACTGGGCAAGATCCACTTCTGGACGCTGTTCGTCGGCTTCCACACCACGTTCCTGGTGCAGCACTGGCTGGGCGCGGAGGGCATGCCCCGCCGGTACGCCGACTACCTCGCCGCCGACGGCTTCACGGCGCTGAACACGATCTCGACGATCGGCGCGTTCCTGCTCGGCCTCTCCACGCTGCCGTTCCTCTACAACGTCTGGAAGACCGCGAAGTACGGCCAGAAGGTCCAGGTCGACGACCCCTGGGGCTACGGCCGCTCCCTGGAGTGGGCGACCTCCTGCCCGCCCCCGCGGCACAACTTCACCGCGCTGCCGCGGATCCGCTCCGAGTCCCCGGCGTTCGACCTGCACCACCCGGCGCACGCGCTGGAGGCTCCGCAGCCGGAGCCGAAGAGCGAGCAAGCCCCCTAG